The Populus alba chromosome 4, ASM523922v2, whole genome shotgun sequence genome contains a region encoding:
- the LOC118030240 gene encoding uncharacterized protein At3g49140 isoform X5, protein MRYHPFEDIAVSTSQTSSDAMLTPQETSRTIVEAKSKATLMLTGVIDDDFHENIIWPDLPYVTDEHGNIYFQVKNDEDILQALTTENNFVQAIIGFDAMEMLSEMESLGTSEIDFGVDEIEDEDSDVEDGGDEDEDDDDYNEDLVAVLDDSDEEDDSDEELGDWAKLETMRSSHPMYFAKKLAQVASDDPIDWMEQPPAGLAIQGLIRPAFMEEHSDIQRHMSGNQSCDADINKVGKSVEGKLEESGVVNGHEHKSGSSEDSSMWVEESEKDKVPRSGTSFYKLEMIKIQLISAHGHQTMVEVEDFMKAKPDAIALSAARIISLMKAGGEKITQAFKSLCWRCKGIQVEEAAIIDVDSLGFALRVCSGTQIQTLRFAFNSQATSEYSAERQLNDLLFPRIQSRLPKKKPTHQNDH, encoded by the exons ATGCGATACCATCCATTTGAGGATATTGCAGTGTCAACATCACAAACAAGCAGTGATGCTATGCTTACACCTCAAGAAACATCTAGGACCATCGTTGAG GCGAAAAGCAAAGCAACACTAATGTTGACTGGTGTGATAGATGATGATTTTCATGAGAACATTATCTGGCCAGACTTGCCTTATGTGACTGACGAACATGGGA ATATATACTTTCAAGTGAAGAATGATGAGGACATTTTGCAAGCACTAACTacagaaaataattttgtg CAAGCCATTATAGGTTTTGATGCCATGGAGATGCTCAGTGAGATGGAGTCATTGGGTACATCTGAAATTGATTTTGGggttgatgaaattgaagatgaAGATAGTGATGTTGAAGATGGGGGCgatgaggatgaggatgatgatgacTATAACGAG GACTTGGTGGCTGTTCTTGATGATTCAGACGAGGAAGATGATTCTGACGAGGAGCTTGGAGACTGGGCAAAATTAGAGACAATGCGTTCTTCTCATCCAATGTATTTTGCCAAAAAGCTGGCTCAG GTTGCTTCAGATGATCCTATAGACTGGATGGAGCAGCCTCCTGCTGGTCTAGCTATCCAGGGCCTTATTAGACCTGCCTTCATGGAAGAACACTCTGACATCCAGAGGCATATGTCTGGCAATCAGTCTTGTGATGCTGATATAAATAAGGTTGGGAAAAGTGTAGAAGGCAAACTAGAAGAATCTGGTGTGGTAAATGGTCATGAACACAAGTCAGGATCATCTGAAGATAGTTCAATGTGGGTTGAGGAATCGGAGAAGGATAAGGTCCCAAGAAGTGGAACTTCATTTTACAAGCTGGAGATGATTAAAATTCAGCTCATTTCAGCTCATGGACACCAA ACTATGGTCGAAGTAGAAGACTTTATGAAAGCAAAACCTGATGCAATTGCACTTTCAGCAGCCAGAATCATATCTCTAATGAAAGCTGGTGGAGAAAAGATTACACAGGCCTTTAAGTCTCTGTGCTGGAGATGCAAGGGTATTCAAGTGGAG GAGGCGGCAATTATTGACGTAGATTCCCTTGGATTTGCTTTGAGAGTTTGTTCTGGAACACAAATCCAAACGCTGCGGTTTGCATTCAATTCACAG GCAACTTCAGAATATAGTGCTGAAAGACAGCTGAATGACTTACTATTCCCAAGGATCCAAAGCAGGCTGCCGAAAAAGAAACCGACTCATCAGAACGATCactaa
- the LOC118030240 gene encoding uncharacterized protein At3g49140 isoform X1: MMMAMAMMIETTTAVRFPPSTTPAANFCSSLPRSSSAISCYQYYCRNKFQGLNGGSFFRRSSHLKSKTQASAENLDSNLESSEQNGQMRYHPFEDIAVSTSQTSSDAMLTPQETSRTIVEAKSKATLMLTGVIDDDFHENIIWPDLPYVTDEHGNIYFQVKNDEDILQALTTENNFVQAIIGFDAMEMLSEMESLGTSEIDFGVDEIEDEDSDVEDGGDEDEDDDDYNEDLVAVLDDSDEEDDSDEELGDWAKLETMRSSHPMYFAKKLAQVASDDPIDWMEQPPAGLAIQGLIRPAFMEEHSDIQRHMSGNQSCDADINKVGKSVEGKLEESGVVNGHEHKSGSSEDSSMWVEESEKDKVPRSGTSFYKLEMIKIQLISAHGHQTMVEVEDFMKAKPDAIALSAARIISLMKAGGEKITQAFKSLCWRCKGIQVEEAAIIDVDSLGFALRVCSGTQIQTLRFAFNSQATSEYSAERQLNDLLFPRIQSRLPKKKPTHQNDH; the protein is encoded by the exons ATGATGATGGCCATGGCAATGATGATTGAAACCACCACAGCCGTCCGATTCCCCCCCTCTACCACTCCTGCTGCAAATTTCTGCTCCTCCTTGCCACGCAGCAGCTCTGCCATTTCTTG TTATCAATATTATTGCAGGAATAAATTTCAAGGGTTAAATGGTGGTTCTTTCTTTAGAAGGAGCAGTCATTTAAAGAGTAAGACTCAAGCGTCTGCAGAGAATTTAGATTCGAACTTGGAATCTTCAGAGCAGAATGGTCAAATGCGATACCATCCATTTGAGGATATTGCAGTGTCAACATCACAAACAAGCAGTGATGCTATGCTTACACCTCAAGAAACATCTAGGACCATCGTTGAG GCGAAAAGCAAAGCAACACTAATGTTGACTGGTGTGATAGATGATGATTTTCATGAGAACATTATCTGGCCAGACTTGCCTTATGTGACTGACGAACATGGGA ATATATACTTTCAAGTGAAGAATGATGAGGACATTTTGCAAGCACTAACTacagaaaataattttgtg CAAGCCATTATAGGTTTTGATGCCATGGAGATGCTCAGTGAGATGGAGTCATTGGGTACATCTGAAATTGATTTTGGggttgatgaaattgaagatgaAGATAGTGATGTTGAAGATGGGGGCgatgaggatgaggatgatgatgacTATAACGAG GACTTGGTGGCTGTTCTTGATGATTCAGACGAGGAAGATGATTCTGACGAGGAGCTTGGAGACTGGGCAAAATTAGAGACAATGCGTTCTTCTCATCCAATGTATTTTGCCAAAAAGCTGGCTCAG GTTGCTTCAGATGATCCTATAGACTGGATGGAGCAGCCTCCTGCTGGTCTAGCTATCCAGGGCCTTATTAGACCTGCCTTCATGGAAGAACACTCTGACATCCAGAGGCATATGTCTGGCAATCAGTCTTGTGATGCTGATATAAATAAGGTTGGGAAAAGTGTAGAAGGCAAACTAGAAGAATCTGGTGTGGTAAATGGTCATGAACACAAGTCAGGATCATCTGAAGATAGTTCAATGTGGGTTGAGGAATCGGAGAAGGATAAGGTCCCAAGAAGTGGAACTTCATTTTACAAGCTGGAGATGATTAAAATTCAGCTCATTTCAGCTCATGGACACCAA ACTATGGTCGAAGTAGAAGACTTTATGAAAGCAAAACCTGATGCAATTGCACTTTCAGCAGCCAGAATCATATCTCTAATGAAAGCTGGTGGAGAAAAGATTACACAGGCCTTTAAGTCTCTGTGCTGGAGATGCAAGGGTATTCAAGTGGAG GAGGCGGCAATTATTGACGTAGATTCCCTTGGATTTGCTTTGAGAGTTTGTTCTGGAACACAAATCCAAACGCTGCGGTTTGCATTCAATTCACAG GCAACTTCAGAATATAGTGCTGAAAGACAGCTGAATGACTTACTATTCCCAAGGATCCAAAGCAGGCTGCCGAAAAAGAAACCGACTCATCAGAACGATCactaa
- the LOC118030240 gene encoding uncharacterized protein At3g49140 isoform X3, translating to MNKFQGLNGGSFFRRSSHLKSKTQASAENLDSNLESSEQNGQMRYHPFEDIAVSTSQTSSDAMLTPQETSRTIVEAKSKATLMLTGVIDDDFHENIIWPDLPYVTDEHGNIYFQVKNDEDILQALTTENNFVQAIIGFDAMEMLSEMESLGTSEIDFGVDEIEDEDSDVEDGGDEDEDDDDYNEDLVAVLDDSDEEDDSDEELGDWAKLETMRSSHPMYFAKKLAQVASDDPIDWMEQPPAGLAIQGLIRPAFMEEHSDIQRHMSGNQSCDADINKVGKSVEGKLEESGVVNGHEHKSGSSEDSSMWVEESEKDKVPRSGTSFYKLEMIKIQLISAHGHQTMVEVEDFMKAKPDAIALSAARIISLMKAGGEKITQAFKSLCWRCKGIQVEEAAIIDVDSLGFALRVCSGTQIQTLRFAFNSQATSEYSAERQLNDLLFPRIQSRLPKKKPTHQNDH from the exons AT GAATAAATTTCAAGGGTTAAATGGTGGTTCTTTCTTTAGAAGGAGCAGTCATTTAAAGAGTAAGACTCAAGCGTCTGCAGAGAATTTAGATTCGAACTTGGAATCTTCAGAGCAGAATGGTCAAATGCGATACCATCCATTTGAGGATATTGCAGTGTCAACATCACAAACAAGCAGTGATGCTATGCTTACACCTCAAGAAACATCTAGGACCATCGTTGAG GCGAAAAGCAAAGCAACACTAATGTTGACTGGTGTGATAGATGATGATTTTCATGAGAACATTATCTGGCCAGACTTGCCTTATGTGACTGACGAACATGGGA ATATATACTTTCAAGTGAAGAATGATGAGGACATTTTGCAAGCACTAACTacagaaaataattttgtg CAAGCCATTATAGGTTTTGATGCCATGGAGATGCTCAGTGAGATGGAGTCATTGGGTACATCTGAAATTGATTTTGGggttgatgaaattgaagatgaAGATAGTGATGTTGAAGATGGGGGCgatgaggatgaggatgatgatgacTATAACGAG GACTTGGTGGCTGTTCTTGATGATTCAGACGAGGAAGATGATTCTGACGAGGAGCTTGGAGACTGGGCAAAATTAGAGACAATGCGTTCTTCTCATCCAATGTATTTTGCCAAAAAGCTGGCTCAG GTTGCTTCAGATGATCCTATAGACTGGATGGAGCAGCCTCCTGCTGGTCTAGCTATCCAGGGCCTTATTAGACCTGCCTTCATGGAAGAACACTCTGACATCCAGAGGCATATGTCTGGCAATCAGTCTTGTGATGCTGATATAAATAAGGTTGGGAAAAGTGTAGAAGGCAAACTAGAAGAATCTGGTGTGGTAAATGGTCATGAACACAAGTCAGGATCATCTGAAGATAGTTCAATGTGGGTTGAGGAATCGGAGAAGGATAAGGTCCCAAGAAGTGGAACTTCATTTTACAAGCTGGAGATGATTAAAATTCAGCTCATTTCAGCTCATGGACACCAA ACTATGGTCGAAGTAGAAGACTTTATGAAAGCAAAACCTGATGCAATTGCACTTTCAGCAGCCAGAATCATATCTCTAATGAAAGCTGGTGGAGAAAAGATTACACAGGCCTTTAAGTCTCTGTGCTGGAGATGCAAGGGTATTCAAGTGGAG GAGGCGGCAATTATTGACGTAGATTCCCTTGGATTTGCTTTGAGAGTTTGTTCTGGAACACAAATCCAAACGCTGCGGTTTGCATTCAATTCACAG GCAACTTCAGAATATAGTGCTGAAAGACAGCTGAATGACTTACTATTCCCAAGGATCCAAAGCAGGCTGCCGAAAAAGAAACCGACTCATCAGAACGATCactaa
- the LOC118030240 gene encoding uncharacterized protein At3g49140 isoform X2 produces MNLVLDWLSLAYSWICVKKGNQRNKFQGLNGGSFFRRSSHLKSKTQASAENLDSNLESSEQNGQMRYHPFEDIAVSTSQTSSDAMLTPQETSRTIVEAKSKATLMLTGVIDDDFHENIIWPDLPYVTDEHGNIYFQVKNDEDILQALTTENNFVQAIIGFDAMEMLSEMESLGTSEIDFGVDEIEDEDSDVEDGGDEDEDDDDYNEDLVAVLDDSDEEDDSDEELGDWAKLETMRSSHPMYFAKKLAQVASDDPIDWMEQPPAGLAIQGLIRPAFMEEHSDIQRHMSGNQSCDADINKVGKSVEGKLEESGVVNGHEHKSGSSEDSSMWVEESEKDKVPRSGTSFYKLEMIKIQLISAHGHQTMVEVEDFMKAKPDAIALSAARIISLMKAGGEKITQAFKSLCWRCKGIQVEEAAIIDVDSLGFALRVCSGTQIQTLRFAFNSQATSEYSAERQLNDLLFPRIQSRLPKKKPTHQNDH; encoded by the exons ATGAACCTGGTTCTGGATTGGTTAAGCTTAGCTTATTCGTGGATCTGCGTAAAGAAAGGAAATCAAAG GAATAAATTTCAAGGGTTAAATGGTGGTTCTTTCTTTAGAAGGAGCAGTCATTTAAAGAGTAAGACTCAAGCGTCTGCAGAGAATTTAGATTCGAACTTGGAATCTTCAGAGCAGAATGGTCAAATGCGATACCATCCATTTGAGGATATTGCAGTGTCAACATCACAAACAAGCAGTGATGCTATGCTTACACCTCAAGAAACATCTAGGACCATCGTTGAG GCGAAAAGCAAAGCAACACTAATGTTGACTGGTGTGATAGATGATGATTTTCATGAGAACATTATCTGGCCAGACTTGCCTTATGTGACTGACGAACATGGGA ATATATACTTTCAAGTGAAGAATGATGAGGACATTTTGCAAGCACTAACTacagaaaataattttgtg CAAGCCATTATAGGTTTTGATGCCATGGAGATGCTCAGTGAGATGGAGTCATTGGGTACATCTGAAATTGATTTTGGggttgatgaaattgaagatgaAGATAGTGATGTTGAAGATGGGGGCgatgaggatgaggatgatgatgacTATAACGAG GACTTGGTGGCTGTTCTTGATGATTCAGACGAGGAAGATGATTCTGACGAGGAGCTTGGAGACTGGGCAAAATTAGAGACAATGCGTTCTTCTCATCCAATGTATTTTGCCAAAAAGCTGGCTCAG GTTGCTTCAGATGATCCTATAGACTGGATGGAGCAGCCTCCTGCTGGTCTAGCTATCCAGGGCCTTATTAGACCTGCCTTCATGGAAGAACACTCTGACATCCAGAGGCATATGTCTGGCAATCAGTCTTGTGATGCTGATATAAATAAGGTTGGGAAAAGTGTAGAAGGCAAACTAGAAGAATCTGGTGTGGTAAATGGTCATGAACACAAGTCAGGATCATCTGAAGATAGTTCAATGTGGGTTGAGGAATCGGAGAAGGATAAGGTCCCAAGAAGTGGAACTTCATTTTACAAGCTGGAGATGATTAAAATTCAGCTCATTTCAGCTCATGGACACCAA ACTATGGTCGAAGTAGAAGACTTTATGAAAGCAAAACCTGATGCAATTGCACTTTCAGCAGCCAGAATCATATCTCTAATGAAAGCTGGTGGAGAAAAGATTACACAGGCCTTTAAGTCTCTGTGCTGGAGATGCAAGGGTATTCAAGTGGAG GAGGCGGCAATTATTGACGTAGATTCCCTTGGATTTGCTTTGAGAGTTTGTTCTGGAACACAAATCCAAACGCTGCGGTTTGCATTCAATTCACAG GCAACTTCAGAATATAGTGCTGAAAGACAGCTGAATGACTTACTATTCCCAAGGATCCAAAGCAGGCTGCCGAAAAAGAAACCGACTCATCAGAACGATCactaa
- the LOC118030240 gene encoding uncharacterized protein At3g49140 isoform X4 — protein sequence MVKCDTIHLRILQCQHHKQAVMLCLHLKKHLGPSLSVLFQAKSKATLMLTGVIDDDFHENIIWPDLPYVTDEHGNIYFQVKNDEDILQALTTENNFVQAIIGFDAMEMLSEMESLGTSEIDFGVDEIEDEDSDVEDGGDEDEDDDDYNEDLVAVLDDSDEEDDSDEELGDWAKLETMRSSHPMYFAKKLAQVASDDPIDWMEQPPAGLAIQGLIRPAFMEEHSDIQRHMSGNQSCDADINKVGKSVEGKLEESGVVNGHEHKSGSSEDSSMWVEESEKDKVPRSGTSFYKLEMIKIQLISAHGHQTMVEVEDFMKAKPDAIALSAARIISLMKAGGEKITQAFKSLCWRCKGIQVEEAAIIDVDSLGFALRVCSGTQIQTLRFAFNSQATSEYSAERQLNDLLFPRIQSRLPKKKPTHQNDH from the exons ATGGTCAAATGCGATACCATCCATTTGAGGATATTGCAGTGTCAACATCACAAACAAGCAGTGATGCTATGCTTACACCTCAAGAAACATCTAGGACCATCGTTGAG TGTGTTATTTCAGGCGAAAAGCAAAGCAACACTAATGTTGACTGGTGTGATAGATGATGATTTTCATGAGAACATTATCTGGCCAGACTTGCCTTATGTGACTGACGAACATGGGA ATATATACTTTCAAGTGAAGAATGATGAGGACATTTTGCAAGCACTAACTacagaaaataattttgtg CAAGCCATTATAGGTTTTGATGCCATGGAGATGCTCAGTGAGATGGAGTCATTGGGTACATCTGAAATTGATTTTGGggttgatgaaattgaagatgaAGATAGTGATGTTGAAGATGGGGGCgatgaggatgaggatgatgatgacTATAACGAG GACTTGGTGGCTGTTCTTGATGATTCAGACGAGGAAGATGATTCTGACGAGGAGCTTGGAGACTGGGCAAAATTAGAGACAATGCGTTCTTCTCATCCAATGTATTTTGCCAAAAAGCTGGCTCAG GTTGCTTCAGATGATCCTATAGACTGGATGGAGCAGCCTCCTGCTGGTCTAGCTATCCAGGGCCTTATTAGACCTGCCTTCATGGAAGAACACTCTGACATCCAGAGGCATATGTCTGGCAATCAGTCTTGTGATGCTGATATAAATAAGGTTGGGAAAAGTGTAGAAGGCAAACTAGAAGAATCTGGTGTGGTAAATGGTCATGAACACAAGTCAGGATCATCTGAAGATAGTTCAATGTGGGTTGAGGAATCGGAGAAGGATAAGGTCCCAAGAAGTGGAACTTCATTTTACAAGCTGGAGATGATTAAAATTCAGCTCATTTCAGCTCATGGACACCAA ACTATGGTCGAAGTAGAAGACTTTATGAAAGCAAAACCTGATGCAATTGCACTTTCAGCAGCCAGAATCATATCTCTAATGAAAGCTGGTGGAGAAAAGATTACACAGGCCTTTAAGTCTCTGTGCTGGAGATGCAAGGGTATTCAAGTGGAG GAGGCGGCAATTATTGACGTAGATTCCCTTGGATTTGCTTTGAGAGTTTGTTCTGGAACACAAATCCAAACGCTGCGGTTTGCATTCAATTCACAG GCAACTTCAGAATATAGTGCTGAAAGACAGCTGAATGACTTACTATTCCCAAGGATCCAAAGCAGGCTGCCGAAAAAGAAACCGACTCATCAGAACGATCactaa